The following coding sequences lie in one Candidatus Eremiobacterota bacterium genomic window:
- a CDS encoding hydantoinase/oxoprolinase family protein: MNGGRALRVGIDVGGTFTDLVALECWSGAVVVVKLASTPQEPHRAVIAAVCALLARYELPPSVEFVGHATTLATNALLGQVGLELGRVALVTTEGFRDVIEIGRQNRSEVYNLFVERQKPLVARHDRLTVNERIDFQGKIVVALRDDAIERLCEQLRERDAASVAVCLLHSYANDIHERRIVEAIAARLPHLRVTRSSAIDPQYREYERCSTTVVNAALAPIVERYLEQLVRDLRIYGVESPLYVMRSDGGIAAAAQVLAWPAAMIESGPASGAVATAALGRRIRAPRLLSFDMGGTTAKAGATVDGVAQIVGEFEAAGRTHSGRAVKGSGYPVRFPFVDLAEISAGGGTIAWLDESGSLRVGPLSAGANPGPACYGTSDRPTVTDANVVLGRLNPRYLLGGSFVIDASRAQTAIEALARRLGMTAHAAAAGVVRLIDDAMARVLRIVTIERGLDPRDFTLVAFGGGGPLHACALAAEVGIDRIVIPARPGLFSAEGLLAADLRYTELQAVFYTVQTIDRAAVNAGFAQGEARARIALVEQGARPSSIVFLREYDARYRGQSFELTIEYDDEPDVVEQRFHALHRARYGYDVPGEAVEIVNARLTATGSARTSREPEATTSRPKRPTAHPERSATRAIWLDGAFADVPVFRRDELRDGSEIDGPAIVEGYDSTTFLAPSWRLEVDRDLLQLTRIANQP; encoded by the coding sequence GTGAACGGCGGGCGCGCGCTGCGTGTAGGCATCGACGTCGGCGGCACCTTCACCGATCTCGTGGCGCTAGAATGCTGGAGCGGGGCGGTCGTTGTCGTCAAGCTCGCCAGCACCCCACAGGAACCGCACCGCGCGGTCATCGCAGCTGTTTGCGCGCTGCTCGCGCGCTACGAATTGCCGCCGTCAGTGGAGTTCGTCGGGCACGCGACCACCCTCGCGACGAATGCGTTGCTCGGCCAAGTCGGCCTCGAGCTCGGACGCGTGGCACTCGTGACCACTGAAGGTTTTCGCGACGTTATCGAAATCGGCCGGCAGAATCGCAGCGAGGTTTATAATCTCTTCGTCGAGCGGCAAAAGCCGCTGGTCGCACGTCACGACCGGCTAACCGTCAACGAACGAATCGACTTCCAGGGCAAGATCGTGGTGGCGCTGCGCGATGACGCGATCGAGCGACTCTGCGAGCAGCTTCGCGAACGTGACGCCGCGTCGGTCGCGGTCTGTTTGCTCCATTCGTACGCGAACGACATTCACGAGCGCCGCATCGTCGAAGCAATAGCGGCGAGGCTCCCGCACCTGCGCGTGACCCGCTCTTCGGCGATCGATCCGCAGTATCGTGAGTACGAGCGCTGCTCGACGACGGTGGTCAATGCTGCGCTCGCACCGATCGTCGAGCGGTATCTCGAACAGCTCGTGCGCGACCTACGCATCTACGGTGTCGAATCGCCGCTCTACGTCATGCGCAGCGACGGGGGGATAGCGGCAGCGGCGCAGGTACTCGCCTGGCCTGCTGCAATGATCGAAAGTGGCCCCGCAAGCGGCGCCGTCGCAACGGCGGCGCTTGGACGACGCATCCGCGCACCCCGTCTGCTCTCATTCGATATGGGCGGCACCACCGCCAAAGCCGGCGCGACCGTCGACGGCGTCGCTCAAATCGTCGGCGAATTCGAGGCCGCGGGCCGTACGCACAGCGGGCGTGCAGTAAAAGGCAGCGGTTATCCGGTGCGCTTTCCCTTCGTCGATCTTGCCGAGATCAGCGCCGGCGGCGGCACGATCGCTTGGCTCGACGAGTCCGGATCGCTACGCGTGGGGCCGCTTTCGGCCGGTGCCAATCCTGGGCCGGCCTGTTACGGAACATCGGATCGCCCCACCGTCACCGACGCCAACGTCGTGCTGGGACGTCTCAATCCGCGTTACTTGCTCGGCGGAAGTTTTGTCATCGATGCGTCGCGGGCCCAGACCGCGATCGAAGCGCTTGCGCGCCGCCTTGGCATGACCGCGCACGCCGCTGCCGCCGGAGTCGTGCGTCTCATTGACGACGCGATGGCACGAGTGCTGCGCATCGTGACGATCGAGCGAGGTCTCGATCCGCGTGATTTCACGCTTGTCGCCTTCGGTGGGGGTGGTCCGTTGCACGCATGTGCGCTCGCAGCGGAGGTGGGCATCGATCGGATCGTCATTCCCGCGCGGCCGGGGTTATTTTCCGCAGAAGGGCTGCTAGCGGCCGACCTTCGTTACACCGAATTGCAAGCGGTCTTCTATACCGTCCAAACGATCGACCGCGCCGCGGTCAACGCCGGATTTGCGCAGGGCGAAGCGCGCGCGAGGATCGCGCTGGTAGAACAAGGCGCACGGCCGTCCAGCATCGTTTTTCTCCGCGAATACGATGCCCGCTACCGCGGGCAGAGCTTCGAGCTGACGATTGAGTACGACGACGAACCCGATGTCGTCGAGCAACGCTTTCACGCCCTGCACCGCGCCCGGTACGGCTATGACGTGCCCGGCGAAGCCGTTGAGATCGTGAACGCGCGACTGACCGCAACCGGCAGCGCGCGCACGAGCCGTGAGCCCGAGGCCACGACTTCTCGTCCGAAGCGCCCCACCGCCCATCCGGAGCGTTCGGCGACGCGAGCAATCTGGCTCGACGGCGCCTTCGCCGACGTACCGGTCTTTCGACGCGACGAATTGCGCGACGGAAGCGAAATCGACGGGCCGGCGATCGTCGAAGGCTACGACAGCACGACCTTTCTCGCGCCAAGCTGGAGACTTGAGGTCGATCGAGATCTCTTGCAGTTAACTCGAATCGCGAACCAGCCGTGA
- a CDS encoding glycosyltransferase produces MAEPQLSVVIPVYNNWWLTARCLRELDALRRYGPPPFETIVVDNASTDETPEAIGTFPHVRYLRHDSNRNFAGACNAGARAARAPLTLLLNNDAYPLGDPLTPLVEAFGNPEVAVAGGALFFEDGVTQAAGLVALPNAHWHYYCRNLPPTLADVRRSRNALGVSGAAMAVRTRWFLANGGFDDAFVNGFEDIDLCLRAREESRTIAYVAEARFAHYEAASAGRFAHEAENERLFYGRWAAQMAAMPRTARGEVGAIVLEDGAARPLLDAALDDLAGALRGFGHPIVRGAIAPWRQLDRRFRRSAKLRWFGNGETRSGVTIDGAIGNGATIRTHGASALEVPWLPCASVARVERLALRRSHEASCNVVGVAGDDGQCTAELARRGFSPLHIDAEILLGRRRPAEVSCVVHCGLTDESAFGNVLLAQGAVPAVVLERAELCALFAPDVAVLCHRETVADVVARFASDPALRARYGELVAGDARRRFSPRRSAIRVVDLLCAARFGLERSATARTNTPL; encoded by the coding sequence GTGGCGGAGCCGCAGCTCAGTGTCGTCATTCCCGTCTATAATAATTGGTGGCTGACCGCGCGATGTCTGCGCGAGCTCGATGCGCTGCGGCGGTACGGACCTCCGCCGTTCGAGACGATCGTCGTCGACAATGCCTCGACCGACGAAACGCCGGAAGCGATCGGTACGTTTCCGCACGTGCGTTACCTGCGCCACGATAGCAATCGTAACTTTGCCGGTGCGTGTAACGCCGGTGCGCGCGCCGCGCGAGCCCCGCTCACGCTCTTGCTCAACAACGACGCCTATCCGCTGGGCGACCCACTAACGCCGCTCGTTGAAGCATTCGGCAACCCTGAGGTTGCGGTTGCCGGCGGTGCGCTCTTCTTCGAAGACGGCGTGACCCAGGCCGCCGGACTCGTTGCGCTGCCCAACGCCCACTGGCACTACTATTGCCGAAATCTGCCGCCCACGCTCGCCGACGTACGGCGGTCACGCAATGCGCTGGGCGTCTCCGGGGCGGCGATGGCGGTACGGACGCGATGGTTTTTGGCCAACGGCGGATTTGACGACGCGTTCGTCAACGGTTTCGAAGACATCGACCTCTGCCTGCGTGCGCGCGAAGAGTCTCGCACCATCGCCTACGTCGCCGAGGCGCGATTCGCTCACTACGAGGCCGCATCGGCCGGCCGCTTCGCGCATGAAGCGGAGAACGAGCGGCTTTTCTACGGGCGCTGGGCGGCGCAGATGGCGGCGATGCCGCGCACGGCGCGCGGCGAGGTCGGCGCAATCGTGCTCGAAGACGGCGCCGCGCGGCCATTGCTCGACGCGGCGCTCGACGATCTTGCCGGTGCGCTGCGCGGATTTGGCCATCCGATCGTTCGTGGCGCGATTGCTCCCTGGCGTCAACTCGACCGTCGCTTCCGGCGCTCGGCCAAGCTGCGGTGGTTTGGGAACGGAGAAACGCGGAGCGGAGTGACGATCGACGGTGCCATCGGCAACGGCGCGACAATTCGGACGCATGGCGCGAGCGCACTCGAGGTACCATGGCTTCCGTGCGCTTCGGTTGCGCGCGTCGAACGCTTGGCGCTACGCCGCTCGCACGAGGCGTCGTGCAACGTCGTCGGTGTCGCCGGCGACGACGGCCAATGCACTGCCGAGCTTGCGCGGCGAGGGTTCTCTCCGCTGCACATCGATGCGGAGATACTCCTCGGTCGCCGTCGCCCGGCCGAAGTTAGCTGCGTCGTGCATTGCGGCCTGACCGACGAGAGCGCGTTTGGTAACGTGTTGCTTGCACAGGGCGCGGTACCCGCCGTCGTGCTCGAACGCGCCGAACTCTGCGCGCTTTTCGCGCCCGATGTCGCCGTGCTCTGTCATCGCGAGACCGTGGCGGATGTTGTCGCGCGATTTGCGTCCGATCCAGCTCTTCGCGCGCGTTACGGCGAACTCGTGGCGGGCGACGCGCGGCGCCGCTTCTCGCCGAGGCGCAGCGCCATTCGCGTTGTCGATCTGCTCTGCGCTGCGCGCTTCGGATTGGAGCGTTCCGCAACCGCGCGCACGAACACGCCGCTTTAG
- a CDS encoding isocitrate lyase/phosphoenolpyruvate mutase family protein — MTTAYERFRALHEDSNAFIMPNAWDGASAVLLRDAGFEALGSTSLGLAFSLGRQDGQHAVSRADAIAHAALLARVSELPVNGDLEDGFGPAPEACAQTVRAAIDAGLAGAGIEDTTADRSRPIHDFDEAVARVAAAAKVARGRIVLTGRTDNFLNGRPDLDDTIRRLTAFAEVGADVLYAPELPDMAAIVAVVAAVSPKPVNVLIGPADGALPLARLAAVGVRRISVGGALYRVAMTALMKAAHALRDGDLTAVTGALRGSEIARLLPETIV, encoded by the coding sequence ATGACGACTGCCTACGAGCGTTTTCGGGCGCTGCACGAAGATTCGAACGCATTCATCATGCCAAACGCGTGGGACGGGGCTTCGGCGGTTCTGCTCCGAGACGCGGGCTTTGAGGCACTTGGCAGCACGTCGCTCGGCCTCGCATTTTCGCTCGGACGACAAGACGGACAGCACGCGGTGTCACGCGCCGACGCGATCGCGCATGCGGCACTTTTGGCACGCGTGAGCGAGTTGCCGGTGAACGGCGATTTGGAGGACGGCTTTGGCCCGGCGCCCGAGGCTTGCGCGCAAACCGTCCGCGCGGCCATCGATGCCGGTCTCGCCGGCGCGGGCATCGAGGACACGACGGCCGATCGATCGCGACCGATTCACGATTTTGACGAAGCGGTTGCGCGCGTTGCGGCCGCAGCGAAAGTCGCCCGAGGACGCATCGTGCTGACGGGGCGCACCGATAACTTCCTCAACGGCCGTCCCGACCTTGACGACACGATCCGTCGTCTAACGGCCTTTGCCGAGGTCGGCGCCGACGTACTCTACGCGCCGGAGTTGCCGGATATGGCGGCAATCGTCGCGGTCGTTGCCGCGGTTTCGCCGAAGCCGGTGAATGTCTTGATCGGGCCTGCCGACGGCGCGCTTCCACTTGCGCGACTCGCGGCCGTCGGCGTGCGACGCATCAGCGTCGGTGGCGCGCTCTATCGGGTGGCGATGACGGCATTGATGAAAGCCGCGCACGCACTGCGTGACGGCGATCTCACCGCAGTGACGGGGGCCTTGCGCGGAAGCGAGATCGCACGACTCTTGCCGGAAACGATCGTTTGA
- a CDS encoding beta-lactamase family protein, producing the protein MQLSRDLSPALEYAVAHELHALVVARGGEIVMEQYGGDFTAATPHPLYSGTKSFWGVAALRAQTDGLLALDESVAATIATWQDDPWKRRVTIRMLLSLTAGFGFGGLGASVPTYERALGLPLRNEPGTRFTYGGIALQVFGAVLARKLAYRSMTPHDYLRERVLAQAGIRVAKWRTLSDGTHPLPTGASLCAREWLDYGRFILAEHRAFAPCFEGSPANARYGLGWWIGARGSPSDLVYASGSAGQALYVVPSLGAVIVHFGRSASYRHDAFLKRVFARE; encoded by the coding sequence ATGCAGCTTTCGCGCGATCTTTCGCCCGCGCTGGAGTACGCCGTCGCCCATGAGTTGCACGCGCTTGTGGTGGCGCGCGGCGGCGAGATCGTGATGGAGCAGTACGGCGGTGATTTCACCGCCGCGACGCCCCACCCGCTCTACAGTGGAACCAAGAGTTTTTGGGGCGTTGCCGCACTGCGTGCCCAAACCGACGGGTTGCTCGCGCTCGACGAATCCGTCGCGGCGACGATCGCGACCTGGCAGGACGACCCATGGAAGCGCCGCGTGACCATTCGCATGTTACTCTCCCTGACGGCGGGATTCGGTTTCGGCGGTTTGGGCGCAAGCGTTCCGACCTACGAACGCGCCCTTGGACTGCCGCTTCGCAACGAACCCGGTACGCGATTTACCTATGGCGGAATCGCACTACAAGTCTTTGGCGCAGTGCTTGCGCGCAAACTCGCGTATCGCTCGATGACGCCGCACGATTACTTGCGCGAACGAGTCTTGGCTCAGGCCGGCATTCGCGTCGCGAAATGGCGCACCTTGAGCGACGGAACGCACCCGTTACCGACCGGCGCGTCTCTCTGCGCGCGCGAGTGGCTCGACTACGGTCGCTTTATTCTGGCCGAGCACCGCGCCTTCGCTCCATGCTTTGAAGGCTCGCCGGCCAATGCCCGCTACGGTCTGGGATGGTGGATCGGCGCGCGCGGTTCGCCGTCAGATCTTGTCTATGCAAGCGGCTCGGCGGGCCAAGCCCTCTACGTCGTCCCATCGCTCGGGGCGGTCATCGTTCACTTTGGAAGGAGCGCGTCATACCGGCACGATGCCTTCCTCAAGCGAGTATTCGCTAGGGAGTGA
- a CDS encoding divalent metal cation transporter, translating into MATKIGNFFAKLGPGLITGAADDDPSGISTYSVAGASTGYSMLWLTLISTPMMSVIQGMCARISMVTGEGIAAIMRKRLPRIVAYALAALVIVANTFNLGADIGGMADAAHLVVPIPIDALVFFFGVGMIAAQIWLPYAAIARLFKWLTLALFAYIITAFVVHPPWLHVLMNFAVPRVHFDSGWLSTMVGVLGTTITPYLFYWQSSLMVEEDKEAGNTTLAARRGTDQKSIADMHTDVNAGMIYSNLVAFFIIVTTAATLGAHGVANIATAQQAALALRPLAGRFAELLFALGMVGTGILAVPVLATSSAYVAAQTFRFREGLSEPLHRAPRFYGAIVAGVLIGIAMNLLRIDAIKALFWSAVLNGVAAIPLIGVIVWLASNRALMGEWRSSALARAWGWGTFALMGGATVGMFYFMVHRG; encoded by the coding sequence GTGGCGACTAAAATCGGCAACTTTTTCGCAAAGCTGGGTCCCGGCCTGATTACCGGCGCGGCTGACGACGATCCGTCCGGCATATCGACATACTCCGTCGCCGGCGCGTCCACAGGGTATTCGATGCTCTGGCTCACCCTGATCTCGACGCCGATGATGTCGGTGATTCAGGGAATGTGCGCGCGCATCTCTATGGTCACCGGCGAGGGCATCGCCGCGATCATGCGCAAGCGGCTTCCTCGCATCGTCGCCTATGCGCTCGCGGCACTCGTGATCGTTGCCAACACCTTCAACCTCGGCGCCGATATCGGCGGCATGGCGGACGCCGCTCACCTCGTCGTACCGATTCCTATTGACGCACTCGTCTTTTTCTTCGGCGTCGGAATGATCGCGGCGCAAATTTGGTTGCCGTATGCTGCGATCGCTCGCCTCTTCAAGTGGCTGACGCTCGCGCTTTTTGCCTACATCATCACCGCCTTCGTCGTCCATCCGCCGTGGTTGCACGTCCTGATGAATTTCGCCGTTCCCCGCGTGCACTTCGATTCGGGCTGGCTTTCAACCATGGTTGGCGTGCTCGGCACGACGATCACGCCGTATCTTTTCTACTGGCAATCCTCGCTGATGGTCGAAGAAGATAAGGAGGCGGGCAACACGACGTTGGCAGCGCGGCGCGGGACCGACCAGAAGTCCATCGCCGATATGCACACCGACGTCAACGCCGGCATGATCTATTCGAACCTCGTCGCGTTCTTCATTATTGTGACGACCGCTGCGACGCTTGGCGCGCACGGCGTCGCGAATATCGCAACCGCGCAACAGGCGGCGCTGGCGCTAAGGCCGCTCGCGGGCCGGTTTGCCGAACTGCTTTTTGCCCTCGGAATGGTCGGTACCGGCATTCTCGCCGTACCGGTGCTGGCGACGTCGTCGGCCTACGTCGCGGCGCAGACATTTCGCTTTCGCGAAGGATTGAGCGAGCCGCTCCACCGCGCGCCGCGCTTCTACGGGGCCATTGTGGCGGGTGTTCTGATCGGCATCGCCATGAACTTGCTTCGAATCGACGCAATCAAGGCACTCTTTTGGTCGGCGGTGCTCAATGGAGTTGCGGCAATTCCTCTGATCGGCGTCATCGTCTGGCTCGCATCGAATCGCGCCCTGATGGGCGAGTGGCGAAGCTCCGCGCTTGCGCGCGCCTGGGGTTGGGGAACGTTTGCGCTTATGGGAGGCGCGACCGTTGGAATGTTTTACTTCATGGTGCATCGGGGATAG
- a CDS encoding hydantoinase B/oxoprolinase family protein, whose amino-acid sequence MSDRITAQVIKSALVYATEEMGISVRNAAYSPNIKERLDHSCALFDRFGRLIAQAEHIPVHLGSLPWGLKRILAAIERDYDGVRDGEMWVANDPYIAGTHLNDVTLVRPIFHAGRLAGYAANKAHHADVGGSVPGSMPTDASDLFAEGLVVAPIRLVRDDAVAREVVEIFRANSRTPDARSGDLRAQVAGNYTGERRLLELCNRYGLETLDAANESALDDSDARMRAALRELGEGTFDAEDYLEDRNGEPCIRIVLRLQLRDGRAYLDYSGTSEQVGFPLNAVLGVTLSGVHYAVRAVTDPTIPMNDGCFRSVEVHAPEGCLLNPRRPAPVSGGNVETSMRNADVVLAALAKAAPHRVPASSGGTMSNVMLGGTSRNGTVWAFYETNGCGMGARPTTDGIDAIHVHMTNTLNTPIEAVEREYPLRIARYEIAQGTGGAGRHRGGDGLIRSIELVEGPAHATLLADRHTRKPRGAHGGCDGECGRHTLTRHCITTALPSKTSLELKPGDVLTVQTPGGGGYGCRIEDPS is encoded by the coding sequence GTGAGCGATCGAATCACCGCACAAGTCATCAAAAGCGCGCTCGTCTATGCCACCGAAGAGATGGGCATTTCGGTGCGCAACGCCGCCTATTCACCCAACATCAAAGAACGGCTCGACCATTCGTGCGCGCTTTTCGATCGGTTCGGCCGGCTGATCGCGCAGGCCGAGCACATTCCGGTCCATCTCGGTTCGCTGCCGTGGGGATTGAAACGAATCCTCGCTGCGATCGAGCGTGACTACGACGGCGTGCGCGACGGCGAGATGTGGGTCGCAAACGATCCCTACATCGCGGGGACGCATTTGAACGACGTCACCTTAGTGCGCCCGATCTTCCACGCAGGCAGGCTCGCCGGCTACGCCGCAAATAAAGCGCACCACGCCGACGTTGGCGGGAGCGTGCCGGGCTCGATGCCGACCGATGCCTCCGATCTCTTCGCCGAGGGCCTAGTCGTCGCGCCGATACGTCTCGTGCGCGACGATGCCGTAGCGCGCGAAGTCGTGGAGATCTTCCGCGCGAACTCGCGGACGCCCGATGCGCGCAGCGGCGACCTGCGGGCGCAAGTAGCCGGCAACTATACCGGCGAGCGCCGATTGCTCGAACTCTGTAACCGGTATGGCCTCGAAACGCTCGATGCGGCGAACGAGAGCGCGCTCGACGATAGCGATGCGCGAATGCGCGCCGCATTGCGCGAACTGGGCGAAGGTACCTTCGATGCGGAGGATTACCTCGAAGACCGCAACGGTGAGCCGTGCATTCGCATAGTGCTGCGACTGCAACTGCGCGACGGTCGCGCCTACCTTGATTATTCAGGGACATCGGAGCAAGTCGGCTTTCCGCTCAACGCCGTCCTCGGGGTCACGCTATCGGGCGTGCACTACGCCGTGCGCGCCGTCACCGATCCGACGATTCCGATGAACGACGGCTGCTTTCGTTCGGTTGAAGTTCACGCGCCCGAAGGATGCCTTCTCAATCCACGCCGGCCCGCGCCGGTCTCCGGCGGCAACGTCGAGACGAGCATGCGCAACGCCGACGTCGTGCTTGCGGCGCTCGCGAAGGCCGCGCCGCATCGGGTGCCGGCTTCCAGCGGCGGAACGATGAGTAACGTGATGCTCGGCGGCACCAGTCGAAACGGCACCGTGTGGGCGTTTTACGAAACGAACGGTTGCGGGATGGGCGCACGGCCGACGACGGACGGCATCGATGCGATCCACGTCCACATGACCAACACCTTGAACACGCCGATCGAAGCGGTCGAGCGCGAGTATCCGCTGCGAATCGCGCGCTACGAGATCGCGCAGGGCACGGGCGGCGCGGGGCGCCACCGTGGAGGCGACGGACTCATTCGCTCGATCGAGCTGGTCGAAGGCCCGGCCCACGCGACATTACTCGCAGATCGCCACACGCGCAAACCGCGCGGCGCCCACGGTGGATGCGACGGCGAATGCGGCCGTCACACGCTGACGAGGCACTGCATAACGACTGCGCTACCATCGAAAACGAGTCTCGAACTCAAACCAGGCGACGTGCTGACCGTTCAAACGCCGGGCGGCGGCGGATATGGATGTCGGATAGAGGACCCTTCCTAA
- a CDS encoding hemerythrin domain-containing protein: MDILSVLKQEHRTVSTLLDEVKGCEPDDDRIDELAKSIENALTVHATLEERLFYPKLRDRAEEADERVDVFEAYTEHDVVKHLLSLLNSGRKRDEQFKAELLVLGESVKHHVQEEESTIFSMARELLDEDELEEIGESWARARQRLDSRASTNGRRGGPRKKASSGRSKAGARKKTASRKR, from the coding sequence ATGGATATCTTGTCGGTTCTCAAGCAAGAGCATCGAACGGTTTCAACGCTCCTCGACGAGGTGAAAGGCTGCGAACCCGATGATGACCGTATCGACGAACTCGCGAAGAGTATCGAGAACGCCCTAACGGTTCACGCCACGCTTGAGGAGCGTTTATTCTATCCCAAATTGCGCGACCGCGCTGAAGAAGCCGACGAGCGCGTCGACGTTTTTGAAGCCTATACCGAACACGACGTCGTCAAACATCTGCTGAGCCTTTTGAACTCGGGAAGAAAGCGCGACGAGCAGTTTAAAGCCGAATTGCTGGTCCTGGGTGAGTCCGTCAAGCATCACGTGCAAGAAGAAGAATCAACGATCTTCTCAATGGCGCGCGAACTTTTGGACGAAGACGAGCTCGAGGAGATTGGCGAGAGCTGGGCCCGGGCGCGCCAGCGCCTGGATTCGCGCGCATCCACGAACGGCCGGCGCGGCGGACCGCGCAAGAAAGCCTCGTCCGGGCGCTCGAAAGCCGGTGCTCGAAAGAAGACCGCCTCCCGCAAGCGCTAG
- a CDS encoding sugar porter family MFS transporter, translating to MRAHVLLVAAVAALGGLLFGYDTGVISGAILFVTKDFGLDARLQAFTISVVLLGCMLGAVLAGSVADRIGRRWTLLGAGVVFFAGALISALAPTEAILLAGRFVVGIGIGFSSVVAPLYISEVAPASNRGALVSLYQFAITVGILAAYLIDYALAPKGDWRWMLGLAVVPSLVLIGGMLVMLESPRYLFKIGATDRARDALQRIYNDQAASEREEASILESLRTKNAGFAGFRVPAMRLALFIGVSLAVLQQITGINAVIYYGPQIFQMAGIGSASASIFAQTLVGAVNCGMTVIAIFFVDRLGRKPLLYVGLGGMFLALATIGFAFARPHLSGSLGTIALASMMVYVGCFAFSLGPIVWILISEIFALPVRGLGMSLSTLANWIGNFLVSQFFLTMVGRLGRPVTFWIYGLLCIVTILFVRAMVPETKQELLEQIRVTPA from the coding sequence ATGCGGGCGCACGTGCTGCTGGTTGCCGCGGTGGCGGCGCTCGGCGGATTGCTCTTCGGTTACGACACGGGAGTTATTTCGGGCGCGATTCTATTCGTTACAAAAGACTTCGGCCTCGACGCGCGCCTGCAGGCCTTCACCATTAGCGTAGTTTTGCTCGGCTGCATGCTTGGCGCAGTGCTTGCGGGAAGCGTCGCCGACCGCATTGGTCGCCGATGGACGCTGCTCGGCGCCGGCGTAGTTTTTTTTGCCGGCGCCCTCATTTCAGCGCTGGCTCCGACCGAAGCCATTCTGCTTGCGGGCCGTTTCGTCGTTGGCATCGGCATTGGTTTCAGCTCGGTCGTCGCCCCGCTCTACATTTCTGAGGTTGCGCCCGCCTCCAACCGCGGCGCATTGGTCTCGCTCTATCAGTTTGCGATTACGGTCGGGATTTTAGCCGCCTATCTAATCGATTACGCGCTGGCCCCCAAAGGCGACTGGCGCTGGATGCTCGGTCTTGCGGTCGTTCCATCGTTGGTGCTCATCGGCGGTATGCTCGTGATGCTGGAAAGCCCGCGTTATCTTTTCAAAATCGGCGCGACGGATCGGGCTCGCGATGCCTTGCAGCGCATTTACAACGATCAGGCGGCGAGCGAGCGCGAGGAAGCGTCGATTCTCGAAAGCTTACGCACGAAAAACGCCGGCTTTGCGGGTTTCAGAGTGCCGGCGATGCGCCTCGCCCTCTTCATCGGCGTTTCGCTCGCGGTGTTGCAGCAGATTACCGGCATCAATGCGGTCATCTACTATGGCCCGCAGATCTTTCAAATGGCCGGCATCGGCTCGGCATCGGCCTCGATCTTCGCGCAGACGCTCGTTGGAGCGGTTAATTGCGGCATGACGGTCATCGCGATCTTTTTCGTCGATCGTCTGGGCCGCAAGCCGCTACTCTACGTTGGCCTGGGCGGAATGTTTCTCGCACTCGCGACAATCGGGTTCGCCTTCGCGCGACCGCACCTCTCCGGCTCGCTCGGTACGATCGCGCTGGCGAGCATGATGGTTTATGTCGGCTGCTTTGCCTTCAGCTTAGGCCCGATCGTCTGGATCTTGATCTCAGAGATCTTTGCGCTGCCGGTGCGCGGTCTGGGGATGTCGCTCTCAACCCTGGCGAATTGGATCGGAAACTTCCTCGTTTCGCAGTTCTTTCTTACGATGGTCGGTCGCCTCGGACGGCCCGTGACGTTTTGGATCTACGGGCTGCTCTGCATCGTGACGATCCTCTTCGTACGAGCCATGGTGCCGGAGACAAAGCAAGAGCTGCTCGAACAAATCCGGGTGACCCCGGCGTAA